One segment of Bacillus alkalisoli DNA contains the following:
- the dapG gene encoding aspartate kinase, giving the protein MKIVVQKFGGTSVRDSESREHALRHINKAVKNGYKVVVVVSAIGRKGEPYATDSLISLIEPAKSVTKREVDMLMSCGEIISSVVFSNMLNSNGLHASALNGAQAGFKTNNDHTNAKILEMKCDRLLEELESHDVVVVAGFQGVSKTGDITTIGRGGSDTSAAAIGAALRAEWIEIFTDVDGVMTADPRIVKDAKSLSVVTYNEICNMAYQGAKVIHPRAVEIAMNAGIPLKVRSTYSDSPGTLVTSLDKMNRKVDVKERLITGIAHVSNVTQIRVFAKEGQYNLQTEVFRAMANEQISVDFFNISPTSVVYTVANDMTEKAISVLENLGYSPKVTRHCAKVATVGAGMTGVPGVTSKIVTALSELGIQILQSADSHTTIWVLVKEEDLNNAVNALHQAFNLGSDHSTNSNKPMHEGEVPSK; this is encoded by the coding sequence ATGAAAATTGTTGTGCAAAAGTTCGGAGGTACTTCCGTTAGAGATAGCGAGTCACGAGAACATGCATTAAGGCATATAAACAAAGCTGTAAAAAACGGATATAAAGTAGTCGTTGTCGTTTCTGCGATAGGCAGAAAAGGTGAGCCATATGCAACAGATTCGTTAATTAGCTTAATTGAACCAGCTAAATCTGTAACAAAGCGTGAAGTAGATATGCTAATGTCGTGTGGAGAAATAATCTCTTCGGTTGTCTTTAGTAACATGCTAAATAGCAACGGATTACACGCTTCTGCGTTGAATGGAGCTCAAGCAGGTTTTAAAACAAATAATGACCATACAAATGCCAAAATATTAGAAATGAAATGTGATCGATTATTAGAAGAACTAGAATCACACGACGTTGTAGTTGTAGCTGGATTCCAAGGAGTTTCTAAAACTGGAGATATAACTACGATAGGTAGAGGTGGAAGTGATACTTCTGCAGCTGCAATTGGAGCAGCATTAAGAGCAGAATGGATTGAGATTTTTACTGATGTGGATGGTGTAATGACAGCTGACCCAAGAATCGTTAAAGATGCGAAGTCACTGTCAGTAGTCACCTATAATGAGATTTGCAACATGGCTTACCAAGGAGCAAAAGTTATCCACCCTAGAGCTGTTGAAATAGCAATGAATGCAGGCATACCACTAAAGGTAAGGTCAACGTACAGTGATTCACCTGGGACACTTGTTACAAGTTTAGATAAAATGAATCGAAAAGTGGATGTAAAAGAAAGATTAATAACTGGAATCGCACATGTGTCAAACGTGACACAAATTAGAGTGTTTGCAAAAGAAGGGCAATATAACTTACAAACAGAAGTATTTAGAGCAATGGCGAATGAACAAATTAGCGTGGACTTTTTCAATATTTCACCTACTAGCGTTGTATATACGGTTGCAAATGATATGACGGAGAAAGCGATTTCCGTTTTAGAAAACCTTGGATATTCACCAAAAGTGACTCGCCACTGTGCGAAGGTTGCTACAGTAGGTGCGGGGATGACTGGTGTCCCTGGAGTTACTTCAAAAATTGTTACTGCATTATCAGAACTTGGTATTCAGATCTTACAATCTGCGGATAGCCATACTACGATCTGGGTACTAGTGAAAGAGGAAGATTTGAATAACGCTGTAAATGCACTGCATCAGGCTTTTAATCTAGGCAGTGATCATTCTACTAATTCCAATAAACCAATGCACGAAGGAGAGGTACCAAGCAAATGA